From the Ciona intestinalis chromosome 2, KH, whole genome shotgun sequence genome, one window contains:
- the LOC100183559 gene encoding growth hormone secretagogue receptor type 1-like isoform X1 gives METTTTEQIKLDDEVMDEESGSGWFEALNNVSGNVSTKFTGNAGFNKTFSSPVGETFNHVVVAVLMPMAVFGILANILTIYVIATSPKLKNTFNIFIMSLCFSDLLSSLISPLWVYSRVWGRVTWRISLFLCKVLWGGNDGTSVVTSLHIMGFSYMRLCAVTWPHKYRKFTVLHAKVLVSVIWIAGLGGGFVPTAIWAEVITDKNKRSPSCSIGSKWXQEFIGYTLIGFPIFFYLPMVLVVISSVALAVVLFKKREKRKKMRDARNQSEIARQRKENQAIVQLAFVVGSFMIGYVPYTAFYVSVKMIEHPRYKMTFNLWFSTIAFMLLRLSECLNPILYNLTSRSIRAETIKVLNKLQCCRSTRISNKGIDFPPTKTSSTRRSKEFRA, from the exons ATGGAGACCACAACCACAGAACAG ATAAAATTAGACGACGAAGTTATGGATGAAGAATCGGGGTCTGGATGGTTCGAGGCATTGAATAACGTGAGTGGGAACGTGTCAACAAAATTCACGGGGAATGCTGGATTCAACAA aACGTTTTCATCGCCGGTTGGGGAAACTTTTAATCACGTCGTGGTCGCCGTTTTGATGCCAATGGCGGTTTTTGGAATTCTCGCCAACATTTTGACCATCTACGTCATCGCGACGTCACCCAAATTAAA GAATACTTTCAACATCTTTATCATGAGCCTCTGCTTTTCTGATCTTTTGTCCTCTCTCATAAGTCCCCTGTGGGTCTACAGTCGAGTTTGGGGAAGAGTCACTTGGCGgatttctctttttctttgtAAG GTATTATGGGGTGGGAATGATGGAACATCAGTTGTCACTTCACTGCATATCATGGGTTTCTCATACATGCGACTGTGTGCAGTAACCTGGCCACATAAGTACCGGAAATTCACGGTCTTACATGCAAAG GTGCTGGTGTCGGTCATCTGGATAGCGGGATTGGGTGGGGGGTTCGTTCCGACAGCAATCTGGGCCGAAGTCATAAcggataaaaacaaaaggagTCCTTCATGTTCCATTGGTTCGAAATG GNATCAAGAGTTCATTGGTTACACGTTGATCGGatttccaatatttttttaccttccAATGGTGTTGGTGGTAATATCTTCAGTAGCCCTGGCAGTGGTTCTGTTCAAGAAAAGAGAGAAGCGGAAAAAAA TGCGAGATGCTCGTAACCAATCTGAGATAGCACGACAGCGGAAAGAAAACCAAGCGATCGTTCAACTAGCTTTTGTTGTTGGCTCATTTATGATTGGTTACGTTCCATACACAG CTTTCTATGTGTCCGTTAAAATGATTGAACACCCACGCTACAAAATGACATTCAATTTGTGGTTTTCTACAATCGCATTCATGCTTCTCCGACTGAGCGAATGTCTCAATCCAATCCTGTACAATTTAACATCCAG GAGTATTCGTGCAGAAACAATAAAAGTCCTAAACAAACTTCAATGCTGCCGCAGTACACGTATCAGCAACAAGGGCATTGACTTTCCTCCGACTAAAACGAGTTCAACGCGGAGATCGAAGGAGTTTCGTGCATGA
- the LOC100181208 gene encoding growth hormone secretagogue receptor type 1-like encodes MGSGGDFTTSALYNDDFTNVSRSTNYNYMPPFDEVAVVVSATLLLPMMLFGIFANILTICVITKSKNLRTSTFNLFIASLCVSDFISALISPLFLYRRTWGFDDWKISNFLCKFFWGADNGTSLSTSLHILIFAFLRFYSSTWPFRYKEFKVKHAQICIGCIWLVAITCGFIPFFVWMNARKMNRNVLSQETGWPSCTIDLHWFENFKTYAVAGYAVFFYTPMVLILLLSIGVTVIMYYRRFKRKAQSHPEGKNVSSNAEVRRRRKEHQAFVQLYLIVGSFMLGYIPHTAYHIYGTTTKAVTREDEIFHWWFGMSEYLCLRFSECLNPVFYNLASSKMRKKTKKQLAKMFGCLSVAGNCNHNMSDSSAASTKTEKTKDSAV; translated from the exons ATGGGATCAGGTGGGGATTTTACCACCAGCGCACTGTACAACGACGACTTTACAAACGTTTCGAG GTCGACTAATTACAATTACATGCCACCGTTCGATGAGGTGGCGGTGGTGGTTTCGGCAACCTTACTGTTGCCTATGATGCTGTTCGGTATTTTCGCCAACATTTTGACCATTTGTGTTATTACAAAGTCGAAAAATCTTCG AACCAGCACTTTCAATTTATTCATTGCAAGCCTATGTGTGTCAGATTTCATCTCTGCTCTAATCAGTCCGTTGTTTCTATATCGTCGCACTTGGGGTTTCGATGATTGGAAAATCTCAAACTTTCTGTGTAAG TTTTTCTGGGGAGCAGACAACGGTACGTCTCTCTCAACTTCTTTACATATTCTCATATTTGCTTTCTTACGATTCTATTCCAGCACATGGCCGTTTCGATACAAGGAGTTTAAAGTGAAACATGCGCAG ATTTGCATCGGATGCATTTGGCTGGTGGCCATAACTTGCGGGTTTATTCCTTTCTTTGTGTGGATGAATGCGCGGAAGATGAATAGAAATGTGTTGAGCCAAGAAACGGGCTGGCCTTCATGCACAATCGACTTGCACTG GTTTGAGAACTTCAAGACATACGCAGTCGCTGGCTACGCCGTGTTCTTCTACACTCCGATGGTCCTGATTTTATTGCTATCGATCGGCGTCACGGTGATCATGTATTACCGGAGATTTAAACGCAAAGCTC AATCTCACCCAGAGGGTAAAAACGTAAGCAGTAACGCCGAGGTTCGTCGGAGGCGTAAGGAGCATCAAGCGTTCGTACAGCTTTACCTGATTGTCGGGTCGTTTATGCTTGGTTACATTCCGCATACAG CATACCACATTTATGGGACGACCACAAAAGCAGTGACCCGCGAAGACGAGATTTTTCATTGGTGGTTTGGAATGTCCGAATATCTTTGCCTGCGTTTCAGTGAATGTCTCAACCCAGTTTTTTATAACCTTGCTTCAAG TAAAATGAGAAAGAAAACGAAAAAGCAGCTTGCCAAGATGTTTGGTTGTTTATCGGTCGCTGGTAATTGCAACCACAACATGTCGGATTCTTCTGCTGCTTCCACCAAGACAGAGAAAACAAAAGACAGCGCAGTTTGA
- the LOC113475834 gene encoding neuropeptide Y receptor type 6-like gives MEGKAVSSAAYTPDSYAKLAWNITEGYNESYGNVTQSNILVHEPPFDTNAVILSTSLIMPMMIFGVLANILTVYVICNSKKLKTIFNLLITSLCVSDCISALISPLFLYRRTWGFDHWVISNFLCKFFWGADNGTSISTSFHILCFSFLRLLSISWPHHYKRVSRFHAKMCLLVIWLLSIGFGFVPFALWFSARKMNRNVKSAETGWPSCTISLNWAYQFKNYSLFGYLVFFYIPFALVVMVSVSVSVIICKRRTERAKGKSKDDVAEISRQRKENQAIVQLALVVGSFMLGYIPHTAYHIYAMNTKVTTHEDEVFHWWFGVVEYFCLRLSECLNPVFYNLASSKMRNETKKVLARICVCCATEQANPQSRMTISTTFESGKL, from the exons ATGGAAGGTAAGGCTGTATCATCTGCTGCTTATACGCCAGATAGTTATGCCAAGCTCGCTTGGAATATTACAGAAGGTTACAACGAAAGTTATGGAAATGTGACACAGTCGAATATATT AGTGCACGAGCCGCCTTTCGATACAAACGCTGTCATCTTATCCACCTCGCTGATCATGCCAATGATGATCTTTGGAGTTCTGGCCAACATTCTCACGGTCTATGTGATCTGCAACTCAAAAAAgctaaa aaCCATCTTTAATCTTCTCATCACCAGTCTGTGTGTGTCAGATTGCATCTCTGCTCTTATAAGTCCTTTGTTTCTCTATCGCCGTACATGGGGTTTCGACCATTGGGTAATCTCAAACTTCCTGTGCAAG TTCTTTTGGGGCGCTGACAATGGGACGTCCATATCAACTTCATTTCACATTCTCTGCTTCTCGTTTTTGAGACTGCTTTCCATAAGCTGGCCTCACCATTACAAACGCGTGAGCAGATTTCACGCCAAG ATGTGCTTGCTCGTAATTTGGCTTCTTTCAATTGGATTTGGCTTTGTTCCGTTTGCACTGTGGTTCTCCGCACGTAAAATGAACAGAAACGTCAAAAGTGCGGAAACCGGATGGCCTTCTTGTACCATCAGCCTGAACTG GGCTTATCAATTCAAGAATTACTCCTTGTTCGGATACCTTGTATTTTTCTATATTCCTTTTGCATTGGTGGTGATGGTGTCCGTATCGGTGTCGGTCATCATCTGCAAGAGGAGAACAGAAAGAGCAAAAG GAAAATCAAAAGATGATGTTGCGGAAATTTCGAGACAAAGAAAAGAGAATCAAGCAATCGTACAACTGGCTCTGGTTGTTGGTTCCTTCATGTTGGGCTACATTCCACACACTG CCTATCACATATACGCAATGAACACTAAAGTGACAACGCACGAAGACGAGGTTTTTCATTGGTGGTTTGGGGTGGTGGAATATTTCTGTCTCCGACTCAGCGAATGTTTGAACCCAGTATTTTACAACCTTGCATCCAG CAAAATGCGAAACGAAACAAAAAAGGTTTTGGCGAGAATTTGCGTTTGCTGTGCTACTGAGCAGGCCAATCCGCAAAGTCGAATGACGATTTCCACAACGTTCGAATCAGGAAAATTGTAG
- the LOC100183559 gene encoding growth hormone secretagogue receptor type 1-like isoform X2, whose product MDEESGSGWFEALNNVSGNVSTKFTGNAGFNKTFSSPVGETFNHVVVAVLMPMAVFGILANILTIYVIATSPKLKNTFNIFIMSLCFSDLLSSLISPLWVYSRVWGRVTWRISLFLCKVLWGGNDGTSVVTSLHIMGFSYMRLCAVTWPHKYRKFTVLHAKVLVSVIWIAGLGGGFVPTAIWAEVITDKNKRSPSCSIGSKWXQEFIGYTLIGFPIFFYLPMVLVVISSVALAVVLFKKREKRKKMRDARNQSEIARQRKENQAIVQLAFVVGSFMIGYVPYTAFYVSVKMIEHPRYKMTFNLWFSTIAFMLLRLSECLNPILYNLTSRSIRAETIKVLNKLQCCRSTRISNKGIDFPPTKTSSTRRSKEFRA is encoded by the exons ATGGATGAAGAATCGGGGTCTGGATGGTTCGAGGCATTGAATAACGTGAGTGGGAACGTGTCAACAAAATTCACGGGGAATGCTGGATTCAACAA aACGTTTTCATCGCCGGTTGGGGAAACTTTTAATCACGTCGTGGTCGCCGTTTTGATGCCAATGGCGGTTTTTGGAATTCTCGCCAACATTTTGACCATCTACGTCATCGCGACGTCACCCAAATTAAA GAATACTTTCAACATCTTTATCATGAGCCTCTGCTTTTCTGATCTTTTGTCCTCTCTCATAAGTCCCCTGTGGGTCTACAGTCGAGTTTGGGGAAGAGTCACTTGGCGgatttctctttttctttgtAAG GTATTATGGGGTGGGAATGATGGAACATCAGTTGTCACTTCACTGCATATCATGGGTTTCTCATACATGCGACTGTGTGCAGTAACCTGGCCACATAAGTACCGGAAATTCACGGTCTTACATGCAAAG GTGCTGGTGTCGGTCATCTGGATAGCGGGATTGGGTGGGGGGTTCGTTCCGACAGCAATCTGGGCCGAAGTCATAAcggataaaaacaaaaggagTCCTTCATGTTCCATTGGTTCGAAATG GNATCAAGAGTTCATTGGTTACACGTTGATCGGatttccaatatttttttaccttccAATGGTGTTGGTGGTAATATCTTCAGTAGCCCTGGCAGTGGTTCTGTTCAAGAAAAGAGAGAAGCGGAAAAAAA TGCGAGATGCTCGTAACCAATCTGAGATAGCACGACAGCGGAAAGAAAACCAAGCGATCGTTCAACTAGCTTTTGTTGTTGGCTCATTTATGATTGGTTACGTTCCATACACAG CTTTCTATGTGTCCGTTAAAATGATTGAACACCCACGCTACAAAATGACATTCAATTTGTGGTTTTCTACAATCGCATTCATGCTTCTCCGACTGAGCGAATGTCTCAATCCAATCCTGTACAATTTAACATCCAG GAGTATTCGTGCAGAAACAATAAAAGTCCTAAACAAACTTCAATGCTGCCGCAGTACACGTATCAGCAACAAGGGCATTGACTTTCCTCCGACTAAAACGAGTTCAACGCGGAGATCGAAGGAGTTTCGTGCATGA
- the LOC100183559 gene encoding growth hormone secretagogue receptor type 1-like isoform X3, with protein MPMAVFGILANILTIYVIATSPKLKNTFNIFIMSLCFSDLLSSLISPLWVYSRVWGRVTWRISLFLCKVLWGGNDGTSVVTSLHIMGFSYMRLCAVTWPHKYRKFTVLHAKVLVSVIWIAGLGGGFVPTAIWAEVITDKNKRSPSCSIGSKWXQEFIGYTLIGFPIFFYLPMVLVVISSVALAVVLFKKREKRKKMRDARNQSEIARQRKENQAIVQLAFVVGSFMIGYVPYTAFYVSVKMIEHPRYKMTFNLWFSTIAFMLLRLSECLNPILYNLTSRSIRAETIKVLNKLQCCRSTRISNKGIDFPPTKTSSTRRSKEFRA; from the exons ATGCCAATGGCGGTTTTTGGAATTCTCGCCAACATTTTGACCATCTACGTCATCGCGACGTCACCCAAATTAAA GAATACTTTCAACATCTTTATCATGAGCCTCTGCTTTTCTGATCTTTTGTCCTCTCTCATAAGTCCCCTGTGGGTCTACAGTCGAGTTTGGGGAAGAGTCACTTGGCGgatttctctttttctttgtAAG GTATTATGGGGTGGGAATGATGGAACATCAGTTGTCACTTCACTGCATATCATGGGTTTCTCATACATGCGACTGTGTGCAGTAACCTGGCCACATAAGTACCGGAAATTCACGGTCTTACATGCAAAG GTGCTGGTGTCGGTCATCTGGATAGCGGGATTGGGTGGGGGGTTCGTTCCGACAGCAATCTGGGCCGAAGTCATAAcggataaaaacaaaaggagTCCTTCATGTTCCATTGGTTCGAAATG GNATCAAGAGTTCATTGGTTACACGTTGATCGGatttccaatatttttttaccttccAATGGTGTTGGTGGTAATATCTTCAGTAGCCCTGGCAGTGGTTCTGTTCAAGAAAAGAGAGAAGCGGAAAAAAA TGCGAGATGCTCGTAACCAATCTGAGATAGCACGACAGCGGAAAGAAAACCAAGCGATCGTTCAACTAGCTTTTGTTGTTGGCTCATTTATGATTGGTTACGTTCCATACACAG CTTTCTATGTGTCCGTTAAAATGATTGAACACCCACGCTACAAAATGACATTCAATTTGTGGTTTTCTACAATCGCATTCATGCTTCTCCGACTGAGCGAATGTCTCAATCCAATCCTGTACAATTTAACATCCAG GAGTATTCGTGCAGAAACAATAAAAGTCCTAAACAAACTTCAATGCTGCCGCAGTACACGTATCAGCAACAAGGGCATTGACTTTCCTCCGACTAAAACGAGTTCAACGCGGAGATCGAAGGAGTTTCGTGCATGA